Proteins co-encoded in one Daphnia carinata strain CSIRO-1 chromosome 3, CSIRO_AGI_Dcar_HiC_V3, whole genome shotgun sequence genomic window:
- the LOC130693457 gene encoding barH-like 2 homeobox protein isoform X2, with amino-acid sequence MSEQVMPRLVPRHEEVEKLWIRIGVTRLPSTMPVRSFNIEDLLDYNKDEFSVDHKSVQPENKQNKEVIIIDVENHQRDADRKNRKDRAHNSEVPLPIYIRADAKFCGSWPPKRRIRTVFTVGQINQLEKRFQTQHYLTAGERIDLARHLNLTVLQVKTWFQNRRMKWKKSTVSP; translated from the exons ATGTCGGAACAGGTGATGCCTCGTCTTGTACCACGACACGAGGAAGTTGAGAAATTATGGATCAGGATCGGAGTGACTCGTCTACCGTCGACGATGCCGGTCCGATCTTTTAACATCGAAGACCTGCTCGATTATAACAAAGACGAATTTTCTGTTGATCATAAATCAGTGCAGCCggaaaacaagcaaaataaagaagtgATCATCATCGACGTGGAGAATCATCAAAGAGATGCAGATCGTAAAAACCGCAAAGATCGAGCCCATAATTCAGAAG TACCGTTACCTATTTACATCCGCGCCGATGCCAAATTTTGCGGCTCGTGGCCACCAAAGAGACGCATTCGGACCGTCTTCACAG TGGGTCAGATTAATCAACTGGAGAAACGGTTTCAGACACAGCACTACTTGACGGCGGGAGAACGGATCGACTTGGCACGCCACCTCAACTTGACCGTCTTGCAG GTGAAAACATGGTTTCAAAATCGCCGtatgaaatggaagaagagcACCGTTTCCCCCTGA
- the LOC130693457 gene encoding barH-like 2 homeobox protein isoform X1: MSEQVMPRLVPRHEEVEKLWIRIGVTRLPSTMPVRSFNIEDLLDYNKDEFSVDHKSVQPENKQNKEVIIIDVENHQRDADRKNRKDRAHNSEVPLPIYIRADAKFCGSWPPKRRIRTVFTVGQINQLEKRFQTQHYLTAGERIDLARHLNLTVLQVRNRIQKKKKRKEKSRMLLVI; this comes from the exons ATGTCGGAACAGGTGATGCCTCGTCTTGTACCACGACACGAGGAAGTTGAGAAATTATGGATCAGGATCGGAGTGACTCGTCTACCGTCGACGATGCCGGTCCGATCTTTTAACATCGAAGACCTGCTCGATTATAACAAAGACGAATTTTCTGTTGATCATAAATCAGTGCAGCCggaaaacaagcaaaataaagaagtgATCATCATCGACGTGGAGAATCATCAAAGAGATGCAGATCGTAAAAACCGCAAAGATCGAGCCCATAATTCAGAAG TACCGTTACCTATTTACATCCGCGCCGATGCCAAATTTTGCGGCTCGTGGCCACCAAAGAGACGCATTCGGACCGTCTTCACAG TGGGTCAGATTAATCAACTGGAGAAACGGTTTCAGACACAGCACTACTTGACGGCGGGAGAACGGATCGACTTGGCACGCCACCTCAACTTGACCGTCTTGCAGGTGCGCAATAGaatacagaagaaaaaaaaaagaaaagaaaagagccgCATGCTGTTGGTGATCTAG
- the LOC130693438 gene encoding carboxypeptidase A2-like has product MKIILIAFALVATLANASKVDYTGHKVIRVVPQTEEQLRFLLELQEQTYDFWSSPSSLGKPVDIRVSPQRYQYLISTLNKVALNHTIRFFDIGKLIEEEERNIVLRRALHSGRAFDFENYHQYSEIEAFVNELAATNPLVSSSIIGTTYEGRGIVMATLSTGSSATKPVMYFECAMHAREWVTPATCLWMMNEIATKYGTDAEITALLDYADWLITPVSNPDGYEYTWTKDRLWRKNRTPNEGLCYGTDPNRNFDAGFGGPGASGNACSDTYHGPSAFSTEEASAFRDVLAANSGRTVAAITIHSFSQLWMSPYGYQNALPTDYAEMFRVMEISVNALTATYGTQFKYGNIADTIYLASGSSTDYAYMAEGVLYAYALELRDTGVYGFELPPDQILVTAIETFNGLKAMAKEIAAKLQ; this is encoded by the exons ATGAAGATTATACTGATCGCTTTCGCCCTTGTGGCCACCCTGGCCAATGCTTCCAAAGTCGACTACACTGG ACACAAGGTGATCCGTGTCGTCCCGCAGACTGAAGAACAACTGCGCTTTTTGTTGGAGTTACAAGAACAGACTTACGATTTCTGGAGCTCTCCGTCCAGTCTGGGAAAACCGGTTGATATCCGCGTCAGCCCTCAAAG ATACCAATACCTGATAAGCACTTTGAACAAAGTTGCCCTCAATCACACT ATTCGATTCTTTGATATTGGCAAACTGATTGAAGAAGAGGAACGCAATATTGTTCTTCGTCGTGCTCTGCATTCTGGCCGGGCATTCGACTTTGAAAATTATCATCAATATTCAGAG ATCGAGGCTTTCGTAAATGAACTGGCAGCAACTAACCCTTTGGTTTCGTCTTCGATTATCGGCACTACTTACGAAG GTCGTGGTATCGTCATGGCTACACTCAGCACTGGTAGCAGCGCTACCAAGCCCGTCATGTATTTTGAATGCGCCATGCACGCTCGCG aaTGGGTTACACCCGCCACTTGCCTCTGGATGATGAATGAG atCGCCACTAAATACGGTACCGATGCCGAAATCACTGCTCTGCTGGACTACGCTGATTGGCTCATCACCCCCGTCTCAAATCCAGATGGTTATGAATACACCTGGACCA AGGATCGCTTGTGGCGCAAAAACCGCACACCg AATGAGGGACTTTGTTACGGAACGGACCCTAACCGCAATTTCGACGCTGGATTCGGAGGACCCGGAGCGTCGGGCAACGCCTGCTCGGACAC ATACCACGGCCCGTCCGCCTTCTCGACTGAAGAGGCCTCCGCCTTCCGCG ATGTTTTGGCCGCTAATAGCGGACGTACCGTTGCCGCCATTACAATCCATTCGTTCAGCCAATTGTGGATGTCTCCCTATGGCTACCAGAACGCCCTGCCTACCGATTACGCCGAAATG TTCCGCGTGATGGAAATCTCCGTCAACG CTCTGACGGCTACCTACGGTACCCAGTTCAAATACGGAAATATTGCCGATACAATCT ATCTCGCATCCGGCAGCTCTACGGATTACGCCTACATGGCTGAAGGTGTTTTGTACGCGTACGCTCTTGAGCTCCGCGACACTGGTGTTTATG GTTTTGAGTTGCCTCCCGATCAGATTTTGGTCACAGCCATTGAGACTTTTAACGGACTCAAAGCGATGGCTAAGGAAATTGCCGCTAAATTGCAATAG
- the LOC130693437 gene encoding carboxypeptidase A2-like, producing MKVLLLAVAVLATLANAAKVDYTGHKVIRVVPQTEEQLRFLLKLQEQAYDFWSSPTGLGSPVDIRVSPQRYQYLANTLNKVGLTHKIRFFDIGKLIEEEERNIILRRALHSGRVFDFENYHTYTEIEAFVNELAATNTLVSSSVIGTTYEGRGIIMATISTGSSATKPVMYFECAMHAREWVAPATCLYVMNEMATKYGSDAEITAMLDYADWLITPVSNPDGYDYTWTTDRLWRKNRVPNGGLCYGTDPNRNFDAGFGGPGASSNACSDTYHGPFAFSTQEASAMRDVILANNGRVVASVSIHSYSQLWMSPYGYQSTLPADYAEMYRVMTISVNALTATYGTQFQYGNIADTIYPASGGSVDWTYDAANVLYSYALELRDTGLYGFELPPRLILPTATETFNGLKAMAQEIAAKLP from the exons ATGAAGGTATTGCTTCTCGCTGTCGCTGTTTTGGCAACTTTGGCCAATGCTGCTAAAGTTGACTACACAGG ACACAAGGTGATCCGTGTCGTCCCGCAAACCGAAGAGCAACTTCGCTTTCTGTTGAAGTTGCAAGAACAAGCGTACGATTTCTGGAGCTCACCGACCGGTTTGGGTTCACCAGTTGATATTCGTGTCAGCCCACAACG CTACCAATATCTCGCAAACACTTTGAACAAAGTTGGACTCACTCACAAG aTTCGATTTTTCGacatcggaaaattgatcgaaGAGGAGGAACGTAACATCATTCTTCGTCGCGCTTTGCATTCTGGCCGTGTATTTGACTTTGAAAACTATCACACCTACACAGAG ATCGAAGCCTTTGTGAATGAATTGGCTGCAACAAATACGTTGGTCTCATCCTCGGTTATTGGCACCACCTACGAAG gtCGTGGAATCATTATGGCTACGATCAGCACTGGAAGTAGCGCCACTAAGCCAGTCATGTACTTCGAATGCGCCATGCACGCCCGAG AATGGGTTGCTCCCGCTACTTGCCTCTACGTTATGAACGAG ATGGCCACCAAATACGGTTCTGATGCTGAGATTACCGCAATGTTGGACTATGCCGACTGGCTTATCACACCTGTCTCAAACCCCGATGGTTATGACTACACCTGGACCACG GATCGTCTGTGGCGTAAAAACCGCGTACCG AACGGAGGACTCTGCTACGGAACTGACCCTAACCGCAACTTCGATGCTGGATTCGGAGGACCCGGAGCGTCCAGCAATGCCTGCTCAGACAC TTACCACGGGCCATTCGCTTTCTCGACCCAAGAGGCCTCTGCCATGCGCG ACGTCATCCTCGCTAACAACGGACGTGTCGTTGCTTCCGTTTCCATCCACTCTTACAGCCAGTTGTGGATGTCTCCCTACGGCTACCAGAGCACCCTGCCCGCCGATTACGCCGAAATG TACCGCGTGATGACCATCTCCGTGAACG CACTTACCGCCACTTACGGTACTCAATTCCAGTACGGCAACATCGCTGATACCATTT ATCCGGCGTCCGGCGGTTCCGTTGACTGGACCTACGACGCTGCGAACGTCTTGTACTCGTACGCCCTTGAATTGCGTGACACTGGCCTCTACG GTTTTGAGCTGCCACCTAGGTTGATTCTGCCCACCGCAACTGAGACCTTCAACGGACTGAAAGCCATGGCGCAAGAGATCGCTGCCAAATTGCCTTAG